One window of Dehalococcoidales bacterium genomic DNA carries:
- the prfB gene encoding peptide chain release factor 2 (programmed frameshift): MQELKDKLEDLRTRIATTMVHLDIASREDEITRLEKQSVQPDFWADQNTARSVMRKLAGQRKVVDRWRGLENKVAEIDGLVDLVIEEEEDTSLEEEVRFETDAVAGQLDELELELAFRSEYDDRNAILAIHAGAGGTESQDWAEMLLRMYLRWAEQRGYEAEVLDTSVGEGAGIKSAIIAINGDYACGYLKSEHGVHRLVRLSPFDADHSRHTSFVLVEVMPEAEEDADVEIAPDELRVDVFRSSGPGGQHMQKTSSAVRITHLPTGLVVICQGERSQYQNKETAMKILRARLLEFELARKSEEISRLKGKRIDAGWGNQIRSYVLHPYRMVKDHRTSYETSDTEGVLAGDLDGFITAYIRFMAGKEDG; this comes from the exons ATGCAAGAGTTAAAAGACAAGCTGGAGGACCTGCGGACCAGAATCGCCACAACTATGGTGCATCTT GACATTGCCAGCAGAGAGGACGAAATTACCCGACTGGAAAAGCAGTCGGTCCAACCGGATTTCTGGGCAGACCAGAATACCGCCCGTAGCGTGATGCGGAAACTGGCGGGTCAAAGGAAAGTGGTTGACCGTTGGCGCGGCCTGGAGAACAAGGTTGCCGAGATAGACGGTCTGGTCGACCTGGTGATAGAGGAAGAGGAGGACACCTCACTCGAGGAGGAGGTCCGCTTCGAGACAGACGCAGTAGCCGGGCAGCTTGATGAACTGGAGCTGGAACTGGCGTTTCGCAGCGAGTATGATGACCGCAATGCTATCCTGGCGATTCATGCCGGTGCGGGCGGAACCGAATCCCAGGATTGGGCTGAGATGCTCCTCCGGATGTACCTTCGCTGGGCGGAACAGCGCGGCTATGAAGCAGAAGTACTGGACACCTCGGTGGGGGAGGGTGCGGGGATAAAGAGCGCCATAATCGCCATCAATGGTGATTACGCCTGCGGCTACCTGAAATCGGAACATGGGGTACACCGATTGGTACGTCTTTCTCCCTTTGATGCCGACCATTCCCGGCACACATCTTTTGTCCTCGTGGAGGTGATGCCCGAAGCCGAGGAGGATGCCGATGTCGAGATAGCCCCTGATGAACTGAGAGTCGATGTCTTCCGGTCAAGCGGACCCGGCGGACAGCACATGCAGAAGACAAGCAGCGCCGTCCGTATAACACACCTGCCGACGGGGCTGGTGGTTATCTGCCAGGGCGAGCGTTCGCAGTACCAGAACAAGGAGACCGCCATGAAGATTCTTCGGGCGCGCCTTCTTGAGTTCGAGCTGGCCAGGAAGTCCGAGGAAATTTCCAGGCTAAAGGGGAAGCGGATTGATGCCGGCTGGGGCAACCAGATAAGGAGCTACGTCCTGCATCCTTACCGGATGGTGAAGGACCACCGGACGAGTTATGAAACGAGCGACACCGAGGGGGTGCTGGCTGGTGACCTGGACGGGTTCATCACGGCGTATATCAGGTTCATGGCGGGTAAGGAAGATGGTTAG
- a CDS encoding peptidase MA family metallohydrolase: MVRRLVVLVLVLCLSVAAGMVPAQAQGGLRITDTSIEAAFPLELSFNISVASDADITDIRLHYRVERRHFVDVTSEAYLEFTPSRAVEVSWDWDMRRTGGLPPGTSIEYWWTVEDVSGDSIETEPLVVQFEDDRFQWQSLVEDQVTVYWYRGTTSFAGKIMETVREALYWLVQDTGVSLTEPIRIYIYGSSTDLRGSMIFPQEWTGGVAFTRYGCIAIGISPVNLAWGQRAIAHELTHLVIHQMTLNPYSGLPNWLDEGLAMRSEGPLGREFQTYLDRAIASDSLFSVRSLASPFSTDADKSYLSYAQSYSLVEYLISTYGKDMMFELLDTLSEGSTYDDALTRVYGFDSDGLEQLWREYLMPAVETVEQMGVLPGRG, translated from the coding sequence ATGGTTAGACGGCTGGTTGTCCTGGTACTGGTCTTATGTCTATCCGTGGCAGCCGGCATGGTCCCGGCACAAGCTCAGGGTGGCCTCAGGATAACGGATACTTCCATTGAGGCTGCATTTCCCCTGGAGCTCAGCTTCAACATATCCGTGGCGAGCGACGCCGATATTACGGACATCCGCCTCCATTACCGTGTTGAGCGGCGACACTTTGTCGATGTTACCAGCGAGGCCTACCTTGAGTTCACGCCGTCGAGGGCGGTCGAGGTGAGCTGGGACTGGGACATGAGGCGGACGGGCGGACTGCCGCCGGGGACAAGTATCGAATACTGGTGGACGGTTGAGGATGTCAGCGGCGACAGTATTGAGACCGAACCCCTGGTAGTGCAGTTTGAGGACGACCGTTTTCAGTGGCAGAGTCTGGTGGAGGACCAGGTAACGGTCTACTGGTACCGGGGTACGACTTCATTCGCCGGAAAGATAATGGAGACGGTCCGGGAGGCACTCTACTGGCTGGTCCAGGATACCGGTGTCAGCCTGACAGAGCCAATCAGAATCTATATCTACGGTAGCTCAACGGACCTGCGGGGGTCCATGATATTTCCCCAGGAGTGGACGGGGGGTGTAGCCTTCACCAGGTATGGCTGCATTGCCATCGGTATCTCGCCGGTGAACCTGGCGTGGGGGCAGAGGGCGATTGCCCACGAGCTGACCCATCTGGTGATTCACCAGATGACGCTGAACCCTTACAGCGGCCTGCCGAACTGGCTTGACGAGGGACTGGCGATGCGCAGCGAGGGGCCACTGGGACGGGAGTTCCAGACGTATCTTGACCGTGCGATAGCGAGCGACAGCCTTTTCTCCGTACGCAGTCTGGCCAGCCCCTTCTCGACGGACGCCGATAAGTCTTACCTCTCTTATGCCCAGAGCTACAGCCTGGTGGAGTATCTCATCAGCACCTACGGGAAAGACATGATGTTCGAACTGCTGGATACCCTCAGCGAGGGCAGCACATACGATGACGCCCTGACCCGGGTGTATGGTTTTGACAGCGACGGCCTTGAGCAATTGTGGCGGGAGTACCTGATGCCTGCGGTGGAGACCGTGGAGCAAATGGGCGTGCTCCCGGGGCGAGGGTAG